One genomic segment of Sminthopsis crassicaudata isolate SCR6 chromosome 4, ASM4859323v1, whole genome shotgun sequence includes these proteins:
- the SLC16A3 gene encoding monocarboxylate transporter 4 isoform X1, with protein MRRLKKRSKIEYIGLHSQWLKDASSESLRESMGVVVADDGPSGVRAPDGGWGWAILFGCFIITGFSYAFPKAVSVFFKELIREFDIGYSDTAWISSILLAMLYGTGPLCSVCVNKFGCRPVMLVGGLFASLGMVAASFCTSIIQLYLTAGVITGLGLALNFQPSLIMLNRYFDKRRPIANGLSAAGSPVFLCALSPLGQILQDVYGWRGGFLILGAMLLNCCVCGALMRPLESPKKLEVSKETSKKKSKKLLDLSVFKDRGFVVYTVAASILVLGLFVPPVFVVSYAKDMGVYDTKAAFLLTILGFIDIFARPLCGFVAGTKWVRPRCVYLFSFAMFFNGFTDLIGSMSDSYTGLVVFCIFFGISYGMVGALQFEVLMAIVGTQKFSSAIGLVLLMEAIAVLVGPPSGGKLLDATHIYKYVFILAGAEVVLAALVLALGNIFCIKKKSEEPQTKREMVEREDLDRLENKASEETKMDSVEVECFLKAEPEKNGEIVTSPETSV; from the exons ACGCTTCGTCCGAGTCCCTGCGGGAGAGCATGGGAGTGGTGGTGGCTGATGATGGACCTTCAGGTGTCAGGGCCCCGGatgggggctggggctgggccaTCCTCTTCGGCTGTTTCATCATCACGGGCTTCTCCTACGCCTTCCCCAAAGCAGTCAGCGTCTTCTTCAAGGAGCTCATCCGGGAGTTTGACATTGGCTACAGTGACACAGCTTGGATCTCCTCTATCCTGCTGGCCATGCTCTATGGGACAG GTCCattgtgtagtgtgtgtgtgaaCAAGTTTGGCTGCCGGCCGGTCATGCTGGTGGGTGGTCTCTTTGCCTCATTGGGGATGGTGGCTGCCTCCTTCTGCACCAGCATTATTCAGCTCTACCTCACAGCCGGAGTCATCACTG GCCTGGGTCTGGCACTCAACTTCCAGCCCTCCCTCATCATGCTCAACCGCTACTTTGACAAGAGGCGCCCGATAGCCAACGGTCTCTCCGCCGCAGGGAGCCCTGTGTTTCTCTGCGCACTCTCTCCCCTGGGACAGATCTTACAGGATGTTTATGGATGGCGAGGGGGCTTCCTCATTCTGGGGGCCATGCTGCTGAATTGTTGTGTATGTGGGGCCCTAATGAGGCCTCTGGAGAGTCCCAAGAAGCTTGAAGTCTCTAAGGAAACATCAAAGAAGAAGTCAAAGAAGCTCCTGGACTTAAGTGTTTTCAAGGACCGCGGCTTTGTGGTCTACACGGTGGCAGCTTCCATTCTGGTCCTGGGGCTCTTTGTGCCGCCGGTTTTTGTGGTGAGCTATGCCAAGGACATGGGGGTGTACGACACCAAGGCGGCCTTCCTGCTGACCATTCTCGGCTTCATTGACATTTTTGCCCGGCCCCTCTGTGGATTTGTGGCTGGGACCAAGTGGGTGCGGCCACGCTGCGTCTACCTCTTCAGTTTTGCCATGTTCTTCAATGGCTTCACTGATCTCATAGGCTCCATGTCAGACTCCTACACTGGCCTGGTGGTCTTCTGCATCTTTTTTGGCATATCCTACGGCATGGTAGGAGCCTTACAGTTTGAAGTGCTCATGGCCATTGTTGGCACCCAGAAGTTCTCCAGCGCCATCGGCCTTGTACTGCTAATGGAGGCGATTGCTGTGTTAGTTGGACCCCCTTCTGGAG GCAAACTCCTGGATGCGACTCACATCTACAAGTACGTGTTTATCCTGGCAGGAGCTGAGGTGGTCCTCGCTGCCCTGGTGCTGGCTCTGGGCAACATCTTCTGCATTAAGAAAAAATCGGAAGAACCTCAGACCAAAAGAGAGATGGTGGAGAGGGAGGATCTGGACAGGCTGGAAAACAAAGCCTCTGAGGAAACTAAAATGGACTCTGTGGAAGTGGAGTGCTTCTTGAAAGCAGAACCTGAGAAAAATGGGGAGATTGTGACCAGCCCAGAGACCTCTGTCTGA
- the SLC16A3 gene encoding monocarboxylate transporter 4 isoform X2: MGVVVADDGPSGVRAPDGGWGWAILFGCFIITGFSYAFPKAVSVFFKELIREFDIGYSDTAWISSILLAMLYGTGPLCSVCVNKFGCRPVMLVGGLFASLGMVAASFCTSIIQLYLTAGVITGLGLALNFQPSLIMLNRYFDKRRPIANGLSAAGSPVFLCALSPLGQILQDVYGWRGGFLILGAMLLNCCVCGALMRPLESPKKLEVSKETSKKKSKKLLDLSVFKDRGFVVYTVAASILVLGLFVPPVFVVSYAKDMGVYDTKAAFLLTILGFIDIFARPLCGFVAGTKWVRPRCVYLFSFAMFFNGFTDLIGSMSDSYTGLVVFCIFFGISYGMVGALQFEVLMAIVGTQKFSSAIGLVLLMEAIAVLVGPPSGGKLLDATHIYKYVFILAGAEVVLAALVLALGNIFCIKKKSEEPQTKREMVEREDLDRLENKASEETKMDSVEVECFLKAEPEKNGEIVTSPETSV, from the exons ATGGGAGTGGTGGTGGCTGATGATGGACCTTCAGGTGTCAGGGCCCCGGatgggggctggggctgggccaTCCTCTTCGGCTGTTTCATCATCACGGGCTTCTCCTACGCCTTCCCCAAAGCAGTCAGCGTCTTCTTCAAGGAGCTCATCCGGGAGTTTGACATTGGCTACAGTGACACAGCTTGGATCTCCTCTATCCTGCTGGCCATGCTCTATGGGACAG GTCCattgtgtagtgtgtgtgtgaaCAAGTTTGGCTGCCGGCCGGTCATGCTGGTGGGTGGTCTCTTTGCCTCATTGGGGATGGTGGCTGCCTCCTTCTGCACCAGCATTATTCAGCTCTACCTCACAGCCGGAGTCATCACTG GCCTGGGTCTGGCACTCAACTTCCAGCCCTCCCTCATCATGCTCAACCGCTACTTTGACAAGAGGCGCCCGATAGCCAACGGTCTCTCCGCCGCAGGGAGCCCTGTGTTTCTCTGCGCACTCTCTCCCCTGGGACAGATCTTACAGGATGTTTATGGATGGCGAGGGGGCTTCCTCATTCTGGGGGCCATGCTGCTGAATTGTTGTGTATGTGGGGCCCTAATGAGGCCTCTGGAGAGTCCCAAGAAGCTTGAAGTCTCTAAGGAAACATCAAAGAAGAAGTCAAAGAAGCTCCTGGACTTAAGTGTTTTCAAGGACCGCGGCTTTGTGGTCTACACGGTGGCAGCTTCCATTCTGGTCCTGGGGCTCTTTGTGCCGCCGGTTTTTGTGGTGAGCTATGCCAAGGACATGGGGGTGTACGACACCAAGGCGGCCTTCCTGCTGACCATTCTCGGCTTCATTGACATTTTTGCCCGGCCCCTCTGTGGATTTGTGGCTGGGACCAAGTGGGTGCGGCCACGCTGCGTCTACCTCTTCAGTTTTGCCATGTTCTTCAATGGCTTCACTGATCTCATAGGCTCCATGTCAGACTCCTACACTGGCCTGGTGGTCTTCTGCATCTTTTTTGGCATATCCTACGGCATGGTAGGAGCCTTACAGTTTGAAGTGCTCATGGCCATTGTTGGCACCCAGAAGTTCTCCAGCGCCATCGGCCTTGTACTGCTAATGGAGGCGATTGCTGTGTTAGTTGGACCCCCTTCTGGAG GCAAACTCCTGGATGCGACTCACATCTACAAGTACGTGTTTATCCTGGCAGGAGCTGAGGTGGTCCTCGCTGCCCTGGTGCTGGCTCTGGGCAACATCTTCTGCATTAAGAAAAAATCGGAAGAACCTCAGACCAAAAGAGAGATGGTGGAGAGGGAGGATCTGGACAGGCTGGAAAACAAAGCCTCTGAGGAAACTAAAATGGACTCTGTGGAAGTGGAGTGCTTCTTGAAAGCAGAACCTGAGAAAAATGGGGAGATTGTGACCAGCCCAGAGACCTCTGTCTGA